Proteins from one Camelina sativa cultivar DH55 chromosome 8, Cs, whole genome shotgun sequence genomic window:
- the LOC104708436 gene encoding gamma-tubulin complex component 3: MEDDDQQKATDLVQELVLRLVSQNPQTPNLDPNSPAFLKTLRYAFRILSSRLTPSVSPDATAIAESLKRRLATQGKSSDALAFADLYTKFASKTGPGSVNNKWALVYLLKIVSDDRKSAINGLDSSVLLPNLGIGDGFFRGGEAKKKDCNNGVLLVRKDPENSRDEAFRKYAVLVKDENEVNEEVLVRDVLYACQGIDGKSVKFNSEIDGYAVQDSVKVPRATRVMVRMLSELGWLFRKVKTFITESMDRFPAEEVGTVGQAFCAALQDELSDYYKLLAVLEAQAMNPIPLVSESASSSSYLSLRRLSVWFAEPMVKMRLMAVLVDKCKVLRGGAMAGAIHLHAQHGDPLVHDFMMSLLRCVCSPLFEMVRSWVLEGELEDTFGEFFVVGQPVKVDLLWREGYKLHPAMLPSFISPSLAQRILRTGKSINFLRVCCDDHGWADAASEAAAASGTTTRRGGLGYGETDALEHLVIEAAKRIDKHLLDVLYKRYKFKEHCLAIKRYLLLGQGDFVQYLMDIVGPKLSEPANNISSFELAGFLEAAIRASNAQYDDRDMLDRLRVKMMPHGSGDRGWDVFSLEYEARVPLDTVFTESVLSKYLRVFNFLWKLKRVEHALIGIWKTMKPNCITSNSFVKLQTSVKLQLLSALRRCQVLWNEMNHFVTNFQYYIMFEVLEVSWSNFSKEMEAAKDLDDLLAAHEKYLNAIVGKSLLGEQSQTIRQSLFVLFELILRFRSHADRLYEGIYELQIRSKESGREKNKLEEPVSWISEGRKGLTQRAGEFLQSMSKDMDSIAKEYTSSLDGFLSLLPLQQSVDLKFLFFRLDFTEFYSRLHSKG; the protein is encoded by the exons ATGGAAGACGACGATCAGCAGAAGGCAACAGATCTAGTACAAGAGCTTGTTCTTCGCCTTGTCTCCCAAAACCCTCAAACCCCTAATCTCGATCCCAATTCTCCCGCCTTCCTCAAAACCCTCCGTTACGCCTTTCGTATCCTCTCTAGCCGCCTCACTCCTTCCGTTTCCCCCGACGCAACCGCTATAGCCGAGTCTCTCAAACGCCGTCTCGCTACTCAGGGTAAGTCCTCCGACGCGCTCGCTTTCGCCGATCTCTACACTAAGTTCGCTTCCAAGACTGGTCCCGGTAGTGTCAACAATAAATGGGCTCTCGTTTATTTGCTCAAAATCGTTTCTGATGATCGCAAATCTGCTATTAATGGCCTCGATTCGTCGGTTTTGTTACCTAATTTGGGGATTGGTGATGGTTTTTTCCGCGGTGGAGAGGCTAAGAAGAAGGATTGCAACAATGGGGTTTTGTTGGTTCGTAAAGATCCCGAGAATTCGCGGGATGAGGCGTTTAGAAAGTATGCGGTTTTGGTTAAGGACGAGAATGAAGTGAACGAGGAGGTTCTAGTTAGGGATGTTTTGTACGCTTGCCAAGGGATTGATGGGAAATCTGTGAAATTTAACAGTGAGATTGATGGTTACGCTGTGCAGGATTCGGTTAAGGTGCCACGAGCTACTAGGGTAATGGTTCGTATGCTCTCTGAGCTTGGCTGGTTGTTTAGAAAGGTTAAGACTTTTATTACCGAGAGTATGGATCGGTTTCCAGCTGAGGAAGTTGGAACTGTTGGGCAAGCGTTTTGTGCTGCATTGCAAGATGAGCTCTCTGATTATTATAAGCTATTGGCTGTGCTCGAAGCGCAGGCTATGAATCCTATTCCTTTGGTTTCTGAATCTGCGAGCTCAAGCAGTTACCTTTCTTTGAGGAGGTTGTCGGTATGGTTCGCGGAGCCTATGGTGAAAATGAGACTGATGGCTGTTTTGGTTGACAAGTGTAAGGTTTTGAGAGGTGGGGCGATGGCTGGGGCTATACATTTGCACGCACAGCATGGTGATCCGCTTGTTCATGATTTTATGATGAGTTTGCTTCGATGTGTGTGTTCTCCGCTGTTTGAAATGGTTAGAAGTTGGGTTCTAGAAGGGGAGTTGGAAGATACTTTTGGTGAATTCTTTGTCGTTGGTCAGCCGGTTAAAGTCGATTTGCTTTGGAGAGAAGGTTATAAGCTCCACCCAGCGATGCTTCCGTCTTTTATTTCACCGAGTCTAGCTCAGAGAATTCTGAGAACTGGGAAATCGATCAACTTTCTTCGTGTTTGCTGTGATGATCATGGGTGGGCGGATGCAGCTTCAGAAGCAGCAGCTGCCTCTGGGACAACGACTAGGCGAGGAGGTCTCGGGTATGGTGAAACGGATGCACTTGAACATCTTGTTATTGAGGCAGCAAAGAGAATTGACAAGCATCTCTTGGATGTTCTATATAAGAGATATAAGTTTAAGGAGCATTGTCTTGCGATTAAGCGTTATTTACTACTTGGTCAAGGTGATTTTGTCCAATACTTGATGGATATTGTAGGGCCTAAGCTTTCTGAGCCAGCAAATAATATAAGTTCATTTGAGCTAGCTGGGTTTCTTGAGGCTGCAATACGAGCATCAAATGCGCAGTATGATGACCGTGACATGCTAGACAGATTGAGGGTGAAGATGATGCCTCATGGAAGTGGAGACAGAGGCTGGGATGTATTCTCATTGGAATATGAGGCAAGGGTTCCATTAGATACCGTGTTTACTGAGTCTGTTTTGTCCAAATACCTGAGAGTGTTCAATTTTCTCTGGAAGTTGAAACGGGTAGAGCATGCTCTTATCGGAATTTGGAAGACCATGAAACCAAATTGCATCACTTCTAACTCATTCGTTAAGCTCCAAACTTCAGTGAAGTTGCAATTGCTCTCAGCCCTGAGGCGGTGCCAGGTCCTTTGGAATGAAATGAACCATTTTGTTACTAACTTTCAGTATTACATCATGTTTGAGGTATTGGAGGTGTCATGGTCTAATTTCTCGAAAGAGATGGAAGCTGCTAAAGACCTGGATGATCTCTTGGCAGCACATGAGAAATACCTGAACGCCATTGTTGGAAAATCTCTTCTGGGTGAACAGTCACAGACCATCCGCCAATCACTTTTTGTCCTGTTTGAGCTTATATTACGGTTCAGGAGTCATGCAGATCGTTTGTATGAAGGAATTTACGAGTTGCAAATAAG ATCTAAAGAATCAGGacgagagaaaaacaaattggaAGAGCCAGTCTCATGGATCAGTGAGGGTAGGAAGGGCTTAACACAGCGTGCTGGAGAATTTCTTCAAAGCATGAGTAAAGATATGGACAGTATTGCAAAGGAATACACATCTTCACTCGATGGGTTCCTATCTCTTTTGCCTCTGCAACAATCTGTAGATCTCAAGTTTCTCTTCTTCCGGCTTGACTTCACTGAGTTCTACAGCCGGTTGCATTCCAAAGGATAA